A genomic region of Terriglobia bacterium contains the following coding sequences:
- a CDS encoding adenylate/guanylate cyclase domain-containing protein — translation MPIKVLIVDDEQDWELLIRQRFRARIQSGEFEFIFARHGQDALEHLHRDPAIDVVMSDINMPVMDGLTLLSRLTALDRTLKAVVVSAYGDMQNIRAAMNLGAYDFLTKPVDLRDFELTLAKTVRELERVKQGLKAQDHLRATLEVVSDLSSELQLGPLLGKIIATITKMLNAERSTLFLHDEKRNELYTEVGEGLNLGEIRIPATAGIAGTVFTTSRPIRLMDTYADARFNAHVDRSTGFITRSILCVPVINKQGKTIGVTEVLNKIGSAFSADDEARLQTFSSQISIALENAKLFGDVQTMKNYNESILESMSSGVVTVNEDGIVMTCNAAGCCILDIQAADVIDRPVAEVFGNANDWVIEKLRHVEEARTDNVTIDAQLQFGERTIQANVTVLPLSSFNKGQSGSVIMIEDITKEKRLKATMSRYVDPSIAEKLLESKDNVLGGQSSLATVLFSDIRGFTRLTEELGPPETVTLLNEFFTVMVDCIQHEGGMLDKFIGDAFMAAFGIPLARDDDEDRAVRAAILMHAELRKFNERRVSSGRKPLFIGVGINTDVVVSGNIGSPKRMDYTVIGDGVNLASRLESACKEYGTGILVSAATFQRLRGGYCSREVDRVLLHGKSEPVRVFEILDYHTEQSFPQMQSVLICFADGLQLYRDRRWDEAKRAFSTALDLHPHDLTSAMYLRRCDELRQFPPAAGWNGTWVMKSK, via the coding sequence ATGCCTATCAAAGTACTGATAGTCGACGACGAACAGGATTGGGAGCTGCTGATCCGCCAGCGCTTCCGCGCAAGGATACAGAGCGGCGAGTTCGAATTCATTTTTGCGCGTCACGGCCAGGACGCGCTCGAACACCTGCATCGCGATCCGGCTATTGATGTGGTGATGAGCGACATCAATATGCCCGTCATGGACGGGCTGACGCTCCTTTCCCGCCTGACCGCGCTCGACCGCACCCTGAAAGCGGTGGTCGTCTCGGCTTACGGCGACATGCAGAACATCCGCGCCGCGATGAATCTGGGTGCCTACGACTTTCTGACCAAGCCTGTCGATCTGCGGGATTTCGAACTCACGCTGGCGAAAACTGTCCGTGAACTGGAAAGGGTGAAACAGGGGTTGAAGGCGCAGGACCACTTGCGTGCCACCTTGGAGGTGGTCAGCGATTTGTCGTCCGAACTTCAATTGGGACCTCTTCTGGGCAAGATCATTGCAACCATTACAAAAATGCTGAATGCCGAGCGGTCGACACTGTTCCTTCATGACGAGAAAAGGAACGAGTTGTACACCGAAGTCGGCGAGGGTCTGAATCTCGGAGAAATTCGCATTCCGGCTACCGCCGGGATCGCAGGCACCGTGTTTACCACGTCCCGTCCCATCCGGTTGATGGATACCTACGCCGATGCCCGGTTCAATGCTCACGTCGATCGCAGCACCGGATTCATCACCCGCTCGATTCTGTGCGTGCCCGTTATTAACAAACAGGGTAAAACGATTGGCGTTACCGAAGTCCTGAACAAAATCGGCAGCGCCTTCAGCGCGGACGATGAAGCCCGATTGCAGACATTTTCATCGCAGATTTCCATCGCCCTGGAAAACGCGAAACTGTTCGGCGATGTCCAGACGATGAAGAACTACAACGAGAGCATTCTGGAAAGTATGTCGAGCGGCGTCGTGACCGTGAACGAAGACGGCATTGTGATGACGTGCAATGCCGCCGGCTGCTGCATCCTGGACATTCAGGCGGCCGATGTTATCGACAGACCTGTGGCGGAGGTCTTTGGCAACGCGAACGACTGGGTGATCGAGAAATTGCGGCACGTTGAGGAAGCCAGGACCGACAACGTGACCATCGATGCGCAGTTGCAGTTCGGCGAGCGGACCATTCAGGCAAACGTCACGGTTCTACCGCTCAGCAGTTTCAATAAGGGACAGTCCGGTTCCGTCATCATGATCGAGGACATCACCAAGGAGAAGCGGCTGAAAGCCACGATGTCCCGCTATGTCGACCCTTCGATTGCCGAAAAATTGCTCGAATCGAAAGACAATGTTCTCGGCGGACAGAGCAGTCTCGCCACCGTGCTGTTTTCCGATATTCGCGGCTTCACCCGCCTGACCGAAGAGCTTGGTCCTCCGGAAACCGTGACGCTATTGAACGAGTTCTTTACGGTCATGGTCGATTGCATTCAGCACGAAGGCGGGATGCTTGACAAATTCATCGGCGACGCCTTTATGGCGGCATTCGGCATTCCGCTCGCCCGCGACGACGACGAGGATCGCGCGGTTCGCGCCGCCATTCTTATGCATGCGGAACTGCGGAAATTCAACGAACGCCGCGTGTCGAGCGGACGCAAGCCGCTGTTCATCGGGGTCGGCATCAATACGGATGTCGTAGTCTCCGGGAATATCGGCTCGCCGAAGCGGATGGACTATACCGTGATCGGCGACGGCGTCAATCTCGCTTCCCGGCTGGAGAGCGCCTGCAAGGAATACGGCACCGGAATTCTGGTCAGCGCCGCAACGTTCCAGCGGCTGCGCGGCGGCTACTGCAGCAGGGAGGTCGATCGCGTGCTGCTGCACGGTAAATCGGAGCCGGTCCGGGTCTTTGAAATTCTCGATTACCACACCGAACAATCCTTTCCACAGATGCAAAGTGTGTTGATATGCTTCGCCGACGGTCTGCAACTTTACCGCGACCGCCGCTGGGACGAGGCGAAGCGAGCTTTTTCCACCGCACTGGATCTTCATCCCCACGACCTTACCTCCGCGATGTACCTCAGACGGTGCGATGAACTGCGGCAGTTTCCGCCGGCCGCCGGCTGGAATGGAACGTGGGTCATGAAATCCAAGTGA
- the ileS gene encoding isoleucine--tRNA ligase: MFKTISDKVNLPDLEKEILAYWKQHRIFEKSVEARRNAPDYTFYEGPPTANGKPGIHHVFARTIKDLVCRYQTMRGFQVHRKAGWDTHGLPVEIEVEKKLGLKHKGEIEQYGVAKFNAECRKSVFEYKDMWEDLTSRMGYWIDMEHPYITCENEYIESVWWALDRYFKEGLIYQGFKVQLYCPRCGTPLSSHEVSLGYRDVQDPSVYIKAKVKGQENTYFLVWTTTPWTLISNVALAVNPDVEYVKVSYKDEFLILAKERLSVMPEGTEILESMPGRDLVGTEYERWFSFIPVDKRAWYVIGGNFVTTTDGSGIVHMAPAYGEDDYQASLKNDLPMIQALDARGQFTEAVPPYTGKFFKAADPEITADLKSRGLLLKKETYTHSYPHCWRCDTPLLYYARKSWYIRTTAYAKDMIAYNKQIHWYPPETGEGRFGNWLEENKDWAISRDRYWGTPLPIWICQQCEARRSVGSVEELRREGAKLPEPLDLHKPYVDDIVLKCSCGGEMRRIPELADVWFDSGSMPFAQWHYPFENQDVFKHAFPAAFICEGVDQTRGWFYTLHSISSALFKQPCFKNVIVNDLVLDKNGQKMSKTRGNTVDPFQVIGQYGADTVRWFLMSSSPPWKPKLFDIDSIAEVQRKFFGTLLNTYAFFTLYANIDGFRHAEPDIPASERPDIDQWILSLLNSTTAEFIDAMDNYDPTRAARLVSNFTIEQLSNWYVRRNRRRFWKGESGPDKTAAYQTLFECLVAITKMTAPLAPFLADEIYRALISATGRESFESVHIAPIAGSNQELIKPELEQRMDVAQKVVGLVRTMRAKTNLKTRQPLARIAIPASAETRRLIEQMNDVILEEINVKKIEFIDESSPIVRKTATANFKIIGPKFGKQVNAVAKRIKEMTSAEVVQLDQTGTFATDVNGSQVTISREDVSVSAQSIEGWLVESAEGLTVALDTTLTPELVNEGLAREFVNRVQNMRKDAGLSVTDRIRIYFESSEKVAGAVSRMTEYIKSETLATQVQTGRDSAQHWEKWEIDGEPCEIGISKE, translated from the coding sequence ATGTTCAAGACGATATCCGACAAAGTGAACCTGCCGGATCTCGAAAAGGAGATTCTCGCCTACTGGAAACAGCATCGAATCTTTGAAAAAAGCGTCGAAGCCCGCCGGAACGCGCCGGATTACACCTTTTACGAGGGCCCGCCCACGGCCAACGGCAAACCCGGCATCCATCATGTTTTCGCCCGGACTATCAAAGACCTCGTCTGCCGGTACCAGACGATGCGCGGCTTTCAAGTGCATCGCAAAGCCGGCTGGGACACTCACGGCCTTCCGGTCGAAATCGAAGTCGAGAAGAAACTCGGGCTCAAACACAAAGGTGAAATCGAGCAGTACGGCGTCGCAAAATTCAATGCGGAATGCCGCAAGTCGGTCTTCGAATACAAGGACATGTGGGAAGACCTCACCTCGCGCATGGGGTATTGGATCGACATGGAGCACCCCTACATCACGTGCGAAAACGAATACATCGAGTCCGTGTGGTGGGCGCTCGACCGCTATTTCAAGGAAGGACTCATCTACCAGGGCTTCAAGGTTCAGCTTTACTGCCCCCGTTGCGGAACGCCTCTCTCTTCGCACGAGGTCTCTCTTGGATATCGCGATGTTCAGGATCCGTCGGTCTATATAAAGGCCAAAGTCAAAGGACAGGAAAACACCTACTTCCTCGTCTGGACCACAACTCCCTGGACGCTGATCTCCAATGTCGCGCTCGCGGTGAATCCCGATGTCGAGTACGTTAAGGTTTCGTACAAAGACGAATTCCTGATTCTCGCCAAAGAACGCCTCTCGGTGATGCCCGAAGGAACTGAGATTCTCGAATCCATGCCCGGCCGTGACCTGGTCGGCACGGAATATGAGCGCTGGTTCAGCTTCATTCCGGTCGATAAAAGGGCCTGGTACGTGATCGGCGGCAACTTCGTCACGACGACCGACGGTTCGGGTATCGTCCACATGGCTCCGGCCTACGGCGAAGACGACTATCAGGCATCGCTCAAGAACGATCTCCCGATGATCCAGGCGCTGGATGCCCGCGGCCAGTTCACCGAAGCCGTGCCGCCGTACACCGGCAAGTTCTTCAAGGCAGCGGATCCGGAGATTACCGCGGACTTGAAATCACGCGGCCTTCTGCTCAAGAAGGAAACCTACACACATAGTTATCCCCACTGCTGGCGCTGCGACACTCCGCTGTTGTATTACGCACGCAAATCCTGGTACATCCGGACGACGGCGTACGCGAAGGACATGATCGCGTACAACAAGCAGATCCATTGGTATCCGCCGGAAACCGGCGAAGGCCGGTTCGGAAACTGGCTCGAGGAAAATAAAGACTGGGCGATCTCGCGCGATCGCTACTGGGGTACGCCGCTGCCGATATGGATTTGCCAGCAATGCGAAGCCAGACGGTCCGTCGGCAGCGTGGAAGAACTTCGGCGCGAAGGCGCAAAACTGCCCGAACCGCTCGATCTCCACAAGCCGTATGTCGATGACATCGTTTTGAAGTGCTCGTGCGGCGGTGAAATGCGCCGCATTCCGGAGCTGGCTGACGTCTGGTTCGACTCCGGCTCGATGCCGTTTGCTCAATGGCACTATCCCTTCGAGAACCAGGACGTCTTCAAACACGCCTTCCCTGCCGCGTTCATCTGCGAAGGCGTCGATCAGACCCGCGGCTGGTTCTATACGCTGCACTCGATCAGCTCGGCGCTTTTCAAACAGCCGTGCTTCAAGAACGTTATCGTGAATGACCTGGTGCTCGATAAGAACGGCCAGAAGATGTCGAAAACGCGCGGAAACACGGTCGATCCTTTCCAGGTGATCGGTCAGTACGGCGCGGATACGGTGCGTTGGTTCCTGATGTCGTCGAGTCCGCCGTGGAAGCCGAAACTGTTTGATATCGATTCCATCGCGGAAGTGCAGCGGAAGTTCTTCGGAACACTGCTGAACACTTACGCGTTTTTCACGCTCTACGCCAACATCGACGGCTTCAGGCATGCCGAGCCGGACATTCCGGCGTCGGAGCGTCCGGACATCGATCAGTGGATTCTGTCTCTCTTGAACTCCACCACGGCCGAGTTCATCGACGCGATGGACAACTACGACCCCACGCGTGCCGCGCGCCTGGTCAGCAATTTCACCATCGAGCAGCTTTCGAACTGGTACGTGCGCCGCAATCGCCGCCGTTTCTGGAAGGGTGAATCCGGGCCGGACAAGACAGCCGCATATCAAACACTCTTTGAATGCCTCGTCGCCATCACGAAGATGACCGCGCCGCTGGCGCCGTTTCTGGCGGACGAGATCTATAGGGCGCTGATCTCCGCAACCGGACGCGAATCGTTCGAGTCGGTCCATATCGCTCCGATAGCCGGCTCGAATCAAGAACTCATCAAACCGGAACTCGAACAGCGGATGGATGTAGCGCAAAAGGTCGTCGGCCTCGTCCGCACGATGCGGGCGAAGACGAATCTGAAGACCCGGCAGCCGCTGGCTCGCATCGCGATTCCTGCGTCGGCCGAGACGCGACGGCTGATCGAACAGATGAACGATGTAATCCTCGAGGAAATCAACGTCAAGAAAATCGAGTTCATCGACGAGTCGTCGCCGATCGTTCGAAAGACCGCAACGGCAAACTTCAAGATCATCGGACCGAAATTCGGCAAGCAGGTCAATGCCGTTGCCAAACGAATCAAAGAGATGACGTCGGCGGAAGTCGTGCAGCTCGATCAGACCGGAACGTTCGCAACTGACGTCAACGGCTCGCAGGTGACGATCAGCCGCGAAGACGTCAGCGTTTCTGCGCAAAGCATCGAAGGCTGGCTGGTCGAATCGGCCGAGGGCCTCACCGTTGCTCTCGACACGACGCTCACACCGGAACTGGTGAATGAAGGCCTGGCCCGCGAATTCGTCAACCGCGTCCAGAACATGCGAAAAGATGCCGGGCTTTCGGTCACGGATCGCATTCGTATCTACTTCGAGTCGTCGGAAAAAGTTGCCGGCGCGGTTTCCCGCATGACCGAGTACATCAAATCCGAAACACTCGCCACCCAGGTCCAGACCGGCCGGGACAGCGCCCAGCACTGGGAAAAGTGGGAGATCGACGGCGAGCCATGTGAAATCGGCATCTCCAAAGAGTAA